Within Candidatus Eisenbacteria bacterium, the genomic segment CTCGATCGCCACGATCCCCACGCTCCCGACCCTCCTCACGTAACTTCGGAAAAAAGACACCGTATCTTTTGCAACCAAATAGGTTACCGCGCGAAATCTACCCGAGACCCGGACTGGGCGTCAAGCCTTTTCTCGAGAATCAGAGAATCGTAAGGGAAACGTCCCCTGAGACTGAACCCTGAGACTGTACCAGGTACAATCCGCAAGAGGTGTGCCAGGTAGGTAGCTCCCAATCGACCGCGTTGCCTCTCTGTGGACACGGGCGCCGCTTCGTTGTAGAGTCTTCCGCATGCGCTCGGAACCCTCTCGCTCCTCATCGGCCGATCTCGAGCGGCTCCGCATTCGGGACGAGACCCGCCGTCGAAAGAAGAGGCGGGGGCGGTGGCTCCTCGCGGGCGTCGGGGTCGTCGTCCTCCTCGCCCTCCTCGTCATGCTCGCGCGCCCCGCGAAGGTCGCGGTCGTCCCCGTCCGGGCGGGCGGGAACACCCCGGCCGACGCGGGAGGCGCGGTCCTCACGGCGAACGGGTATGTCGAGGCGCGGCACCAGGCTTCGGTCGCCGCGCGGACGACCGGGCGCCTTGCCGCGGTCCTCGTCGAGGAGGGGGATCGGGTCGATTCGGGCCAGGTCGTGGCCCGCCTCATCGACGACGACCCCCGCGCCCTCGTCGCCGAGGGCGACGCGAACTTCGCGCTCGCGGAGGCCCGCCTCGAGCAGGCTCGCGCGGCCGAGACAGAAGCGGAAAGGCAGCGTGCGCGGCGCGAGGCCCTCCTCGCGGAGGGGCTTCTGAGCGACGAGGAGGCGGAAGGGGCCGCGACGGCGGCGATCCTCGCGCGCGCCGACCGGGCGGCGGCCGAGGCGGCGGTCGGTGTCGCCCGCGCGGCGCTCGCGACCGCCCGGCTCGAGCTCGACAAGACCCGCATCACCGCTCCGTTCGATGGGGTGGTCCTTCGAAAGGACGCGGAGGTCGGGGAGATCGTCGGCCCGATCATGACGAGCAACACGGCGCGGGCGGGGGCGGTCGTCACGATCGCCGACCTCCACACGCTCGAGGCGGGGGTCGACTGCAACGAGGCGTACATCGCCCGCCTTTCCCTCGGGCAGCCGGCGGACATCGTGCTCGACGCGTATCCGGAGGTCCACTTCCCCGGCGAGGTGCGCGCGATCTACCCCTCCGCCGACCGGGACAAGGCGACGATCCCCGTGCGCGTCCGCTTCCTCGCCCTGGACGACCGGATCCGCCCCGATCTCGGCGTCAAGGTGACCTTTCTGGAGCGCCGGCCGACCGAGGAGATCGTCG encodes:
- a CDS encoding efflux RND transporter periplasmic adaptor subunit — its product is MRSEPSRSSSADLERLRIRDETRRRKKRRGRWLLAGVGVVVLLALLVMLARPAKVAVVPVRAGGNTPADAGGAVLTANGYVEARHQASVAARTTGRLAAVLVEEGDRVDSGQVVARLIDDDPRALVAEGDANFALAEARLEQARAAETEAERQRARREALLAEGLLSDEEAEGAATAAILARADRAAAEAAVGVARAALATARLELDKTRITAPFDGVVLRKDAEVGEIVGPIMTSNTARAGAVVTIADLHTLEAGVDCNEAYIARLSLGQPADIVLDAYPEVHFPGEVRAIYPSADRDKATIPVRVRFLALDDRIRPDLGVKVTFLERRPTEEIVVVKKTLAIPATAVRERNGGSFVWIVREGKLESVGVSVGEKLEDGTVAVLSGLNEGDQVVAEPAPRTRKGMRAQPVAR